A single window of Granulicella mallensis MP5ACTX8 DNA harbors:
- a CDS encoding ABC transporter ATP-binding protein, which translates to MIRVNDLTKTFKDFTAVKGVSFHVAPGEIFAFLGPNGAGKTTTIKMLTTILRPTSGTVELDGLNPAKDKMGARKKFGIVFQDSSLDVEQSAYENMEMHGVLYHMPKKERVQRIELMLNTFELWDRRKEYVKKFSGGMKRRLEIARGLMHSPKILFLDEPTLGLDPQSRNQLWTHVKQLNEIENTTIFLTTHYMDEVERVAHRIGIMDHGGLIAQGTAAELKEQTNTASLEDAFLALTGSSLRDEESSSTDQLREYAQIQGSGK; encoded by the coding sequence ATGATTCGCGTAAACGATCTGACGAAAACGTTTAAAGACTTTACAGCTGTGAAGGGAGTCTCCTTCCACGTCGCTCCGGGGGAGATCTTTGCCTTCCTCGGGCCGAACGGCGCGGGCAAGACAACCACGATCAAGATGCTGACGACGATTCTTCGCCCAACCAGCGGGACCGTGGAGTTGGATGGACTGAACCCTGCGAAGGACAAGATGGGTGCTCGGAAGAAGTTTGGCATCGTCTTCCAGGACAGCAGCCTGGACGTCGAGCAGAGCGCCTACGAGAACATGGAGATGCACGGCGTCCTTTATCACATGCCGAAAAAGGAGCGCGTCCAACGTATCGAGCTCATGCTGAATACCTTCGAGCTGTGGGACCGCCGCAAGGAGTATGTGAAGAAGTTCTCCGGCGGCATGAAGCGCAGGCTCGAGATCGCGCGTGGCCTGATGCACAGCCCGAAGATCCTTTTCCTGGATGAGCCGACCCTGGGTCTCGATCCGCAGAGCCGCAACCAGCTTTGGACGCACGTGAAGCAGTTGAATGAGATCGAGAACACAACGATCTTTCTGACGACACACTATATGGACGAGGTCGAGCGTGTAGCGCACCGCATCGGCATTATGGACCACGGCGGGTTGATCGCCCAGGGAACAGCGGCCGAGTTGAAGGAGCAGACGAACACAGCCTCGCTCGAAGATGCGTTTCTCGCACTGACCGGATCTTCGCTGCGCGATGAAGAATCCAGTTCCACCGACCAGTTACGCGAGTATGCCCAGATACAAGGGAGCGGCAAATGA
- a CDS encoding ABC transporter permease, which produces MIVIYMLWLRELKRFLRSPVQLVGSLAQPAFFLVALGFGFNPVFEQAGRGNYMQFMAPGMIGMTVLISAAFSGVAVLWDRQFGSLKETLVAPVPRIYIMLGRTLGGATVGVLQGVLILLLCMVTGFRPQHWYAVVLGFGFVGMISITFAALGMVIGSTLKDMQSFNVVANFMVMPMVFLSGAFYPLDHLPLALSLITRINPLSYGVDGLRGTLVGQWHFNYVQDMGLLGCVGVLFLIVGAYCFSKIEI; this is translated from the coding sequence ATGATAGTGATTTATATGTTGTGGCTGCGCGAACTGAAGCGTTTTCTTCGTTCGCCGGTACAGTTGGTGGGCTCTCTCGCGCAACCGGCGTTTTTTCTGGTGGCTCTGGGTTTCGGCTTCAATCCGGTCTTTGAGCAGGCGGGACGCGGCAACTACATGCAGTTCATGGCTCCGGGCATGATCGGCATGACCGTGCTGATCAGCGCGGCCTTCTCCGGTGTTGCGGTTCTTTGGGATCGCCAGTTCGGCTCGCTCAAGGAGACGCTGGTTGCCCCAGTGCCTCGCATCTACATCATGCTGGGACGCACGCTCGGCGGTGCGACGGTAGGCGTGCTGCAGGGCGTGCTGATTCTGCTGCTCTGCATGGTGACGGGCTTCCGTCCGCAGCACTGGTACGCCGTGGTGCTGGGCTTCGGCTTCGTCGGCATGATCTCGATCACGTTTGCCGCGCTTGGCATGGTCATCGGCTCCACGCTGAAGGATATGCAGAGCTTCAACGTCGTGGCAAACTTCATGGTGATGCCGATGGTCTTCCTGTCGGGTGCGTTCTATCCGCTGGATCATCTGCCGCTCGCGTTGAGCTTGATTACACGCATCAATCCACTTTCGTACGGGGTGGATGGTCTGCGCGGAACCCTTGTTGGACAGTGGCACTTCAATTACGTGCAGGATATGGGCCTGCTTGGCTGTGTCGGCGTGCTGTTCCTGATCGTCGGGGCTTACTGCTTCTCAAAGATCGAAATCTAA
- a CDS encoding glycosyltransferase, with protein sequence MQSVHQTTSVRMRAIIFAAGSDGEIHPHLGIGRELMERGHHVTFITTFDYVDVARACGFEVLSFLGKDEKQDFLRSTERLGTIAKLKSYSGFLTGKAAELCNMVASRLDEQSILIAPPFFYVIARLLHARFGTPYVSTVLVPAHLYSIKEPPTFKSLQWFTWLPYSLRKLVFRVGERLVVDPFFRMVLKEPCRQLEIPRPRHVISEWWYSPQRVLALFYDWFCPAPADWPKQVATTGFQMFLPNEETQQLSNGLSKFLDAGPAPIVFNPGTETQNPRAFFEIALKIVEKLGVRGVFLTRLTEHLPELPETVWHESYPPFHLLLPRASVLVHHGGVGTIALAMRAGVPQLILPGWTDQVDNGQRAERLGCGLVQQNPLDSDALLEKLQYLLHSPEVKDACRLAQERIEPGAVVRGRTVDMVEEIFHSTAKIAVLA encoded by the coding sequence ATGCAGTCCGTTCACCAGACGACCTCGGTAAGGATGAGAGCGATCATCTTTGCGGCCGGGTCGGACGGCGAGATTCATCCGCACCTTGGCATCGGCCGTGAACTGATGGAGCGTGGACATCACGTGACCTTCATCACCACGTTCGACTATGTCGATGTGGCGCGTGCGTGCGGCTTTGAGGTGCTGAGCTTTTTAGGCAAAGACGAGAAGCAGGATTTCCTGCGCTCGACAGAGAGGCTTGGAACGATTGCCAAGCTGAAGAGCTACTCCGGATTTCTGACCGGCAAGGCAGCGGAGCTCTGCAACATGGTTGCGAGCAGGCTGGATGAGCAGAGCATCCTCATCGCGCCGCCGTTTTTTTACGTCATTGCAAGACTGCTGCATGCACGTTTTGGGACGCCGTATGTTTCGACGGTGCTGGTACCGGCTCATCTGTACTCGATCAAAGAACCACCTACGTTCAAATCGCTGCAGTGGTTTACCTGGCTGCCGTATTCGTTGCGGAAGCTTGTGTTTCGCGTCGGGGAACGGCTGGTGGTCGATCCATTTTTTCGGATGGTGTTGAAGGAACCATGCCGTCAGTTGGAGATACCGCGACCTCGCCACGTCATCAGTGAGTGGTGGTACTCTCCGCAGCGTGTTCTGGCACTGTTTTATGACTGGTTCTGCCCTGCTCCCGCAGACTGGCCGAAGCAGGTGGCGACGACGGGCTTCCAGATGTTTCTTCCGAACGAAGAGACGCAGCAGCTATCGAACGGATTGTCGAAGTTTCTGGATGCCGGCCCTGCGCCGATCGTCTTCAATCCGGGGACAGAGACTCAGAATCCACGCGCCTTCTTTGAGATTGCGTTGAAGATTGTCGAGAAGTTGGGCGTGCGCGGTGTCTTTCTGACGCGGCTCACAGAGCACCTGCCGGAGCTTCCGGAGACGGTGTGGCACGAAAGCTATCCACCGTTTCATCTGCTGCTGCCAAGAGCGAGTGTGCTGGTGCATCATGGCGGTGTTGGAACAATTGCGCTCGCGATGCGCGCCGGTGTGCCGCAATTGATTCTGCCGGGATGGACCGATCAGGTGGACAACGGCCAACGCGCGGAACGGCTTGGCTGCGGTCTGGTGCAGCAGAATCCGCTGGACAGCGACGCTTTGCTGGAGAAGCTGCAATACCTGCTGCACTCTCCCGAAGTAAAAGACGCCTGCCGCCTGGCGCAGGAGAGGATCGAGCCGGGAGCAGTCGTAAGAGGCCGCACGGTCGACATGGTGGAAGAGATCTTTCATAGTACTGCGAAGATTGCGGTGCTGGCCTAA
- a CDS encoding alpha/beta fold hydrolase, with translation MLKRRMLPLLVLAAATMSAVLPAQTTQTLPPTASETQLPAIQGIGRYVTSSDGTMIAVTDSGPKLSPVTILLVHGFLHNSQVWFKQINSPSLAAFRIVTMDLRGFGYSSKPTDPTAYSDLNLQADDIEAVIHQLGLVKPVLTGWSLGGIAVQGYLEKYGDNELSGVDMVDSIVCPDTACQQTIFGGLANFPSVDESVSTDASTALAGEEGFVNLETGGTEQPSPVLSATDRLVLEEIAHTSPQFARAAALNGAATDLTPRPEILENLHVPLLVQHGTNDPIFPASLIPNEVKLVKNATVKTYANVAHMPFLLAPNAFNLDLQSWVLTKVLVHLP, from the coding sequence ATGTTGAAGAGAAGGATGCTACCGCTGCTGGTGCTAGCCGCGGCGACAATGAGTGCTGTACTTCCGGCACAGACGACACAGACCTTACCGCCGACGGCGAGCGAGACGCAGCTTCCGGCGATTCAGGGCATCGGACGCTATGTGACCTCGTCCGACGGCACGATGATCGCAGTAACGGACTCGGGGCCGAAGCTCTCACCAGTGACGATCCTGCTGGTGCATGGGTTTCTGCATAACAGCCAGGTTTGGTTCAAACAGATCAACAGCCCATCCTTGGCGGCGTTTCGCATTGTGACGATGGACCTGCGCGGCTTTGGTTACTCCTCCAAACCCACAGACCCAACGGCCTATTCCGATCTGAATCTGCAGGCAGATGATATCGAGGCGGTTATCCATCAGCTTGGCCTGGTAAAGCCGGTGCTGACGGGGTGGTCGCTGGGTGGGATTGCCGTGCAGGGCTATCTGGAGAAGTATGGCGACAATGAGCTTTCGGGCGTAGACATGGTGGACTCGATCGTCTGCCCGGATACGGCGTGTCAGCAAACGATCTTTGGCGGACTGGCGAACTTCCCTTCCGTGGATGAGTCGGTGAGTACCGACGCAAGCACGGCACTAGCGGGAGAAGAAGGCTTTGTGAACCTGGAGACGGGTGGAACAGAGCAGCCAAGCCCAGTGTTGAGCGCGACGGACAGACTGGTGCTGGAGGAGATTGCGCACACCTCTCCACAGTTTGCCCGCGCGGCTGCGTTGAATGGAGCCGCAACGGACCTTACGCCACGCCCGGAGATTCTTGAGAATCTGCATGTGCCTTTGCTGGTGCAGCATGGAACCAACGATCCCATCTTTCCAGCGAGCTTGATCCCGAACGAGGTGAAGCTGGTAAAGAATGCAACAGTAAAGACGTATGCAAACGTAGCGCATATGCCGTTCTTGCTGGCTCCCAACGCCTTCAATCTCGATTTGCAGTCGTGGGTGCTGACAAAAGTGCTGGTGCATCTACCGTAG
- a CDS encoding multicopper oxidase family protein — translation MRFDRGKGTMKTHWLSRLLRTAGLLAFVSTLGVEVLSAQTTMPPIGTPLSEPPEARTPLVLRAVNDPTSGRGAFSFEGREVPPVIRVSPGQKLRITYLNRMQVSSGEVCVDGPCRNMTNLHFHGLHVSPESPQDDVLSMMAMPGESLHYTVDIPLDQPSGLYWYHTHPHGESYQQDLDGMSGAIVVEGIERYVPRLRGLKEQILILRDAELHQGDEATKRLEASVDIPRTICGEAPGAPGRIFTVNGTVRPRIAIAPGEKQFWRIVNASPDLYADLMIDSEDMTLVALDGMPLGYHNPDHPTESVRHVLLAPAGRLEAIVTGPAFGAKASLRSLCVNTGPDGDPNPAMVIADLDPAGRQDTSTRSKQSVADSQKTIYRPLSSHAIQELEKHDAAFVVNFTEDKKGFYINDKKYTPSDDPMVTVKTGNYVRWRVVNRTHEIHPFHIHQVHFLVYGKNGSLIRDPKWMDTVNLDPGQSLDLLMDFTDPIIRGISVFHCHLLKHEDKGMMAKIRFE, via the coding sequence ATGCGATTTGATCGCGGAAAGGGTACGATGAAAACGCATTGGCTCAGCCGCCTCCTGCGAACAGCAGGGCTACTCGCATTTGTTTCTACCCTCGGCGTCGAGGTTCTATCGGCTCAGACGACGATGCCTCCCATTGGAACTCCGTTATCGGAGCCTCCTGAGGCGCGAACACCGCTTGTGCTGCGCGCGGTGAACGACCCTACCTCAGGGCGCGGTGCGTTCTCCTTCGAAGGGCGTGAAGTCCCTCCAGTGATTCGCGTATCGCCCGGTCAAAAGCTCCGTATAACGTACTTGAACCGGATGCAGGTTTCGTCGGGCGAAGTTTGTGTAGACGGCCCATGCAGAAACATGACCAATCTTCATTTTCACGGCCTGCATGTATCCCCCGAATCTCCGCAGGACGATGTCCTGTCGATGATGGCGATGCCTGGCGAATCACTTCACTACACGGTAGATATACCGCTCGATCAGCCGTCCGGGCTTTATTGGTACCACACTCATCCTCATGGTGAGAGCTACCAGCAGGATCTCGACGGCATGTCGGGGGCCATCGTTGTCGAAGGCATTGAGCGGTATGTCCCCAGGCTTCGCGGGCTCAAAGAACAGATACTCATCCTGCGCGACGCTGAGCTTCACCAGGGGGATGAAGCCACGAAACGCCTCGAAGCCTCGGTTGATATTCCGCGAACAATTTGTGGGGAGGCGCCCGGCGCGCCCGGAAGAATCTTTACTGTCAATGGGACAGTTCGGCCCAGGATCGCGATCGCACCTGGGGAGAAACAGTTCTGGCGCATTGTCAACGCCTCCCCCGATCTCTATGCAGACCTCATGATCGACTCGGAAGATATGACCCTGGTGGCACTGGACGGAATGCCTCTTGGCTATCACAATCCCGATCATCCGACGGAGTCTGTCCGGCATGTTCTCCTGGCTCCAGCAGGGCGACTCGAAGCGATCGTGACCGGTCCTGCCTTCGGGGCCAAGGCGTCTCTGCGGAGCCTTTGTGTCAATACTGGTCCGGACGGAGATCCGAACCCGGCGATGGTGATTGCCGATCTAGACCCGGCCGGGCGGCAAGATACATCAACACGCAGCAAACAGAGCGTGGCTGACTCTCAGAAGACTATTTACAGACCTCTTTCCTCGCACGCCATCCAGGAATTGGAGAAGCATGATGCCGCTTTTGTCGTGAATTTTACGGAAGACAAGAAGGGCTTCTACATCAATGACAAGAAATACACGCCTTCCGATGATCCGATGGTCACGGTGAAGACGGGCAATTATGTCCGTTGGCGAGTTGTAAACCGTACGCACGAGATCCACCCGTTCCACATTCATCAGGTGCATTTTCTCGTTTACGGAAAGAACGGATCCCTCATCCGTGATCCGAAGTGGATGGACACGGTCAATCTCGATCCGGGCCAATCTCTCGATCTCCTCATGGATTTCACGGACCCGATCATCCGGGGCATCTCAGTCTTCCACTGTCATCTTCTCAAGCATGAAGACAAAGGCATGATGGCGAAGATTCGTTTTGAGTGA
- a CDS encoding TonB-dependent receptor has protein sequence MRRILCGILLFCSGTFTLAAQAPQQVAVASLAVSSKTMGTLSGTVADPTGAVIPGAAIHVEQHRSTNSKIPNVVSDAVGNYSIALPPGTYDITVVADGFTPFRSAVTISRAGSVTHLNAELVIATESEQVSVFANQNSTSADGNKSAMVFGEAELATMSDDDATFQEQIEAMAGSNPSLPGSVYVDGFSGGAIPPKDSIREIRINQNPYSAQYGEIGFGRVEVFTKPGSDKIHGQVMAFSTDNAFNTRNPITGTQPPYYTLTLRGNVSGPIGKKTSFFVDGVYNKQQNNSVINAAATPTSDSPFVTAIASPTVNGDITIRLDRQVTANNILTGRYEVNHVALTNGLTAPFTNFNAPAPVAVQQTLQTQAFNSSATTQTLQLSDTQNIGKNKILETRFQYIRARNGQTPVSTDPTLVVQGYFNGGGSAAQSSRDSTDRTEFQEYFSMQHGAHFIRLGGRYRTIRDANYSNAGYNGQYTYTPGTNNTITALDNFHSGTLSQFNITTGTPSAVVFTGDLGIYAEDEWKIRKNVTLNYGFRAESQSAIPDHFDPAPRVGVAWAIGQTDKKPPIVTLRSGFGLFYDRFQYSNILTAIRQQTGTLQQSYVFNNPPSACITDPVPSCAGGAAQQPTLYRIDPHLRSEYDVIDGISADRDIGKIGSVSLNYLHIQSDRQWISRNINAPLPGTFIYGQPDSGVRPLGGTQNIYQFSSNGSTVNNLVFGNAQLHPTKKINIFAFTGYFKRNSDTGGATSFPTNQYHLAADYGRAASPTFQVFVGGNFNLPFGVDLGVLAAYFNRQPFNITTGTDLNGDSQFNDRPSFATAASPAASVYKTAFGTFNANPQPGETIIPINYGKGPRFVYTGLRLDKSFHFGKAPAAPPAPPAKPGPDGKLPPPPPPPPKPYALKFRAEADNVLNHTNYGPPVGTLGPQFGESLSLNNAFGGSPNANRLIYFATIFTF, from the coding sequence GTGCGACGGATTTTGTGCGGCATCCTTCTTTTCTGCTCCGGTACATTTACTTTGGCTGCGCAGGCTCCTCAACAGGTTGCCGTAGCCAGTCTGGCCGTAAGCTCCAAGACGATGGGAACTCTCTCGGGCACCGTCGCCGATCCGACCGGCGCCGTCATTCCCGGAGCGGCGATCCATGTGGAGCAGCACAGATCCACGAACTCGAAGATTCCAAACGTCGTCTCGGACGCGGTGGGCAACTATAGTATTGCGCTCCCGCCGGGCACCTATGACATTACGGTAGTGGCTGACGGCTTTACACCGTTTCGTTCGGCGGTCACGATCTCCCGTGCGGGCTCGGTCACCCATCTGAATGCCGAGTTGGTGATCGCCACCGAGTCTGAACAGGTCAGCGTGTTCGCTAACCAAAACTCCACCAGCGCCGACGGCAACAAGAGCGCGATGGTATTTGGAGAGGCGGAACTCGCCACGATGTCGGACGACGATGCCACCTTCCAGGAGCAGATCGAAGCGATGGCCGGATCCAATCCATCACTCCCTGGCTCGGTATATGTGGACGGATTCTCCGGCGGCGCGATTCCGCCCAAAGATTCCATTCGTGAGATCCGCATCAACCAAAACCCTTACTCCGCGCAGTACGGCGAGATCGGTTTTGGCCGCGTGGAGGTCTTTACCAAGCCGGGAAGCGACAAAATTCACGGCCAGGTCATGGCCTTTTCGACCGACAATGCGTTCAATACCCGGAACCCCATCACCGGCACCCAGCCACCCTATTACACGTTGACTCTGCGCGGCAACGTGAGTGGCCCTATCGGGAAGAAGACATCGTTTTTCGTCGATGGCGTCTATAACAAGCAGCAGAACAACTCGGTCATTAATGCAGCCGCTACGCCTACCAGCGACTCCCCCTTTGTGACCGCCATCGCCAGCCCTACGGTCAATGGCGACATCACGATCCGTTTGGATCGGCAGGTGACGGCCAACAATATCTTGACCGGCCGTTATGAGGTCAATCATGTGGCGCTGACCAACGGCCTGACGGCTCCGTTTACAAACTTCAACGCCCCGGCGCCGGTTGCCGTGCAGCAGACCCTGCAGACCCAGGCCTTCAATAGTTCGGCCACCACGCAGACCTTACAGCTTTCCGACACGCAGAATATCGGCAAGAACAAGATTCTCGAGACCCGTTTTCAATACATCCGGGCACGCAACGGCCAGACCCCGGTCTCCACCGATCCCACGCTGGTGGTTCAGGGCTACTTCAACGGCGGCGGCAGTGCCGCGCAGTCTTCCCGGGACAGCACAGACCGCACCGAGTTTCAGGAGTACTTCTCCATGCAGCACGGTGCGCACTTCATCCGTCTGGGCGGCCGCTATCGGACCATTCGCGACGCCAACTACAGCAACGCCGGCTATAACGGGCAGTACACCTACACGCCGGGCACCAATAACACGATCACCGCACTGGATAACTTCCATAGCGGGACGCTGAGCCAGTTCAACATCACGACCGGCACTCCCTCCGCCGTGGTCTTTACGGGAGACCTTGGGATCTACGCCGAGGACGAGTGGAAGATACGCAAGAATGTCACGCTCAACTACGGCTTCCGCGCGGAGAGCCAGTCCGCTATTCCGGACCACTTCGATCCAGCGCCGCGCGTGGGCGTGGCCTGGGCTATCGGACAAACCGACAAGAAACCACCGATTGTTACGCTGCGATCGGGGTTTGGGCTGTTTTACGACCGCTTCCAGTACAGCAATATCCTTACGGCCATTCGCCAGCAAACCGGCACCCTGCAGCAATCGTATGTGTTCAACAATCCGCCGTCGGCCTGCATCACGGACCCGGTGCCGTCGTGCGCGGGAGGGGCGGCACAGCAACCGACGCTCTACAGGATCGATCCCCATCTTCGTTCGGAGTACGATGTCATCGACGGGATCAGCGCGGACCGCGATATCGGAAAGATTGGCTCCGTATCCCTCAACTACCTGCACATCCAGAGCGACCGCCAATGGATCTCGCGGAACATCAATGCACCACTTCCAGGCACATTTATCTATGGGCAGCCGGATAGCGGCGTTCGTCCGCTCGGTGGAACACAGAACATCTACCAGTTTTCATCCAATGGTTCTACCGTTAACAATCTAGTGTTCGGCAATGCACAGCTACATCCCACCAAGAAGATCAATATCTTTGCATTTACCGGATACTTCAAAAGGAACAGCGACACGGGTGGGGCGACAAGCTTTCCGACGAACCAGTACCATCTTGCCGCCGATTACGGCCGGGCCGCTTCGCCTACCTTCCAGGTATTCGTCGGCGGGAACTTCAATCTTCCGTTTGGTGTCGACCTCGGTGTGTTGGCAGCCTACTTTAACCGCCAGCCCTTCAATATCACCACCGGCACAGACCTCAACGGGGACAGCCAATTCAACGACCGTCCCAGCTTCGCTACCGCCGCCAGTCCGGCAGCTTCCGTCTACAAAACGGCCTTTGGCACCTTCAATGCCAATCCTCAGCCTGGGGAGACCATCATTCCTATCAACTACGGCAAAGGCCCCCGCTTCGTCTATACCGGATTGCGCCTGGATAAAAGCTTTCACTTCGGCAAGGCACCTGCCGCACCTCCCGCGCCGCCGGCCAAACCTGGACCTGACGGCAAGCTCCCGCCGCCACCACCGCCTCCCCCCAAGCCTTATGCCCTTAAATTCCGCGCCGAAGCGGATAACGTGCTCAATCACACCAACTACGGACCGCCAGTGGGCACCCTGGGGCCGCAGTTCGGCGAAAGCCTCTCCCTGAACAATGCCTTCGGTGGCAGCCCGAATGCCAATCGCCTTATCTACTTCGCTACCATCTTCACTTTCTAA